In a genomic window of Aeromicrobium panaciterrae:
- a CDS encoding extracellular solute-binding protein, whose amino-acid sequence MRMTTRRSRRAFGALLASCALVALAACGGSDSEGGTAVKKLGKNESKVSILAWPGYVEDGSNDPKVDWVTAFEDETGCQVTSKSYGTSDEAFNLAKTGDYDVVVASGDLTARMVASKEAVEVNTDLIPNYEGVYDFLKDKDWNTFDGKHYGVPHGYGANLLMYNEDEVKPAPTSWSAVFDPTEAAKYKGKVTAYDSPIYIADAALYLMKHQPELKIENPYALDEDQFKATIDLLKEQRKNVGEYWSDYLKEISAFETGDSVIGTTWQVIASSVAKSKVKAILPEEGSTGWSDTWMISSHAKSPNCAYAWLNYIESPEANAQATEYFGEAPNNPGACDFASDKSFCETYNAGDEEFAKQLWYWQTPIAECVDGRADVTCMDYSEWTKAWTEIKG is encoded by the coding sequence ATGAGAATGACAACCCGAAGGAGCAGGAGGGCTTTCGGCGCCCTGCTCGCCAGCTGTGCCCTCGTCGCACTCGCTGCATGCGGCGGCAGCGACTCCGAAGGTGGCACGGCAGTCAAGAAGCTCGGCAAGAACGAGAGCAAGGTCTCGATCCTGGCGTGGCCCGGCTATGTCGAGGACGGCAGCAACGACCCCAAGGTTGACTGGGTCACCGCCTTCGAGGACGAGACGGGATGCCAAGTCACCAGCAAGTCATACGGCACCTCCGATGAAGCGTTCAACCTGGCCAAGACCGGCGACTACGACGTGGTTGTCGCGTCCGGTGACCTCACGGCTCGCATGGTCGCATCGAAGGAAGCAGTTGAGGTCAACACCGACCTCATCCCGAACTACGAGGGTGTCTACGACTTCCTGAAGGACAAGGACTGGAACACGTTCGACGGCAAGCACTACGGCGTCCCGCACGGCTATGGCGCCAACCTGCTGATGTACAACGAGGACGAGGTCAAGCCCGCTCCAACGTCTTGGTCTGCGGTGTTCGATCCGACCGAGGCTGCGAAGTACAAGGGCAAGGTCACGGCATACGACTCGCCGATCTACATCGCTGACGCGGCGCTCTACCTGATGAAGCATCAGCCGGAGCTCAAGATCGAGAACCCGTACGCACTTGACGAGGACCAGTTCAAGGCCACGATCGACCTGCTCAAGGAACAGCGCAAGAACGTCGGCGAGTACTGGTCGGACTACCTCAAGGAGATCTCCGCATTCGAAACCGGTGACTCGGTCATCGGAACGACGTGGCAGGTCATCGCGAGCTCGGTCGCGAAGTCGAAGGTCAAGGCGATCCTGCCCGAAGAGGGCTCGACCGGATGGTCCGACACCTGGATGATCTCGTCGCACGCCAAGAGCCCCAACTGCGCGTACGCATGGCTCAACTACATCGAGTCGCCTGAAGCCAACGCCCAGGCAACCGAGTACTTCGGTGAGGCTCCCAACAACCCGGGTGCCTGCGACTTCGCGAGCGACAAGTCGTTCTGCGAGACGTACAACGCCGGAGACGAGGAGTTCGCCAAGCAGCTCTGGTACTGGCAGACGCCGATCGCCGAGTGTGTCGACGGTCGTGCTGACGTCACGTGCATGGACTACTCGGAGTGGACGAAGGCCTGGACGGAGATCAAGGGCTAG
- a CDS encoding FCD domain-containing protein: MATVRRPATRTRSAIFAPLGDEGRAVRVENRLAEAIRSGVLTDGERLPSEPELAAMLGVATVTAREALVALRAQGLVTTTRGRGGGSFVTRPEPSGGAELGSRLAAMSRVELRDRGTIYGVILAGCAELAAERADASDIEGLRALLVDENETDVGLWRHADSELYLSVAALTQSARMTREVVRLEADIGALLRLPLSDPAFRDATAARHLALVDAIEAHASDEARRCVREHIGDALERLADLHAAMP; this comes from the coding sequence ATGGCGACGGTGCGGAGGCCAGCGACGCGTACGCGCTCCGCGATCTTCGCGCCTTTGGGGGACGAGGGTCGTGCCGTCCGCGTCGAGAACCGGCTGGCTGAGGCGATCCGTTCCGGCGTCCTGACAGACGGCGAGCGCCTGCCAAGCGAGCCCGAGCTGGCCGCGATGCTCGGAGTTGCCACCGTCACCGCGCGCGAAGCGCTCGTCGCCCTGCGCGCGCAAGGACTCGTCACCACTACCCGTGGGCGAGGCGGCGGAAGCTTCGTCACCCGTCCCGAACCAAGCGGCGGCGCCGAGCTGGGCAGTCGCCTTGCAGCCATGTCCCGTGTCGAACTGCGTGACCGCGGCACGATCTACGGCGTGATCCTGGCCGGATGCGCCGAGCTCGCTGCCGAACGGGCTGACGCCTCGGACATCGAGGGCCTGCGCGCTCTCTTGGTCGACGAGAACGAAACCGACGTCGGGCTATGGCGGCATGCCGACTCAGAGCTCTATCTCTCGGTCGCTGCGCTCACCCAGTCCGCGCGCATGACGCGCGAAGTCGTACGTCTTGAAGCCGACATTGGTGCGCTTTTGCGACTCCCGCTCTCCGACCCGGCTTTCCGGGACGCCACCGCAGCGCGACACCTCGCCTTGGTCGACGCGATCGAGGCGCACGCGTCCGACGAGGCTCGGCGATGCGTACGCGAGCACATCGGTGATGCGCTCGAAAGGCTGGCCGACCTGCACGCCGCGA
- a CDS encoding amino acid-binding protein, translating into MAFLLRVELPDVPGSLGALATALGGAGADIEAIEIVERQSSGRVVDDVLLELPPRLMPDALITACHKLDGVRVHWISRYNAGANLSMDLEAVERFTADPENAIAELVNVIPATFRTDWAMALHKVDGQVAVMSKSSTAPKLVPDAEAWLSIRSAKILPEIDAWDSTVLAASPAKDRKGHRFVLVVGRHGGPEFLASEVARLGHMVSLAASVQTV; encoded by the coding sequence ATGGCATTCCTGCTGCGTGTTGAGCTTCCGGACGTGCCCGGATCGCTCGGCGCGCTCGCAACTGCGCTCGGTGGTGCGGGTGCCGACATCGAAGCGATCGAGATCGTCGAGCGTCAGTCGAGCGGTCGCGTCGTCGATGACGTGCTGCTCGAACTGCCCCCTCGGCTGATGCCGGATGCGCTGATCACCGCGTGCCACAAGCTCGATGGCGTACGGGTGCACTGGATCTCCCGCTACAACGCTGGCGCGAACCTGAGCATGGACCTCGAAGCCGTTGAGCGGTTCACGGCGGATCCCGAGAACGCGATCGCCGAGCTGGTCAACGTCATTCCGGCGACGTTCCGTACGGACTGGGCGATGGCTCTGCACAAGGTCGACGGCCAGGTCGCGGTAATGTCGAAGTCGTCGACGGCTCCCAAGCTCGTGCCCGACGCCGAAGCTTGGCTGTCGATTCGCAGCGCCAAGATCCTGCCGGAGATCGACGCCTGGGACTCAACAGTGCTCGCCGCGTCTCCTGCCAAGGACCGCAAGGGTCACCGCTTCGTACTCGTGGTCGGACGCCACGGTGGACCGGAATTCCTCGCGTCCGAAGTTGCCCGCCTGGGTCACATGGTCTCCCTGGCGGCCTCCGTACAAACGGTCTAG
- a CDS encoding ABC transporter permease, translating to MTLSTSIRRLLAGLTALILLLMYLPLAVVVLNSFNTSRSLTWPPPGLTFDWWQRAFHSEGARDAVITSVEVALASTVIALVLGTLMSLALQRYDFFGKSSVNLLVILPIALPGIVTGIALNNAFRGILSLQLSILTVIIAHSTFCIVTVFNNVQARLRRMGGNFEEASADLGAGVWTTFRLVTFPQLRSALLAGGLLAFALSFDEIIVTTFTAGAGVKTLPIWILDNLFRPNQAPIVNVVAVVLILLSVLPIWLAQKISGDNEALR from the coding sequence ATGACCCTGAGCACCTCCATACGACGTCTCCTCGCGGGACTGACCGCCCTGATCCTGCTGCTCATGTACCTGCCACTGGCCGTCGTCGTACTCAACTCGTTCAACACGAGCCGGTCGCTGACCTGGCCGCCGCCGGGGTTGACCTTCGACTGGTGGCAGCGCGCATTCCATAGTGAGGGAGCGCGTGATGCCGTCATCACCAGCGTCGAGGTGGCGCTGGCATCGACCGTGATCGCGCTGGTGCTGGGCACCCTGATGTCGCTGGCGCTCCAGCGTTACGACTTCTTCGGCAAGAGCTCGGTGAACCTGCTGGTGATCCTGCCGATTGCATTGCCGGGCATCGTCACGGGCATCGCACTCAACAACGCGTTCCGCGGGATCCTCAGCCTCCAGCTGTCGATCCTGACAGTGATCATTGCCCACTCGACGTTCTGCATCGTCACGGTCTTCAACAACGTTCAGGCCAGGCTGCGTCGTATGGGGGGCAACTTCGAGGAGGCTTCCGCTGATCTGGGCGCTGGCGTCTGGACGACGTTCCGGCTGGTGACGTTCCCGCAGCTCCGCTCTGCCCTACTGGCGGGTGGACTGCTGGCATTCGCCCTCAGCTTCGACGAGATCATCGTGACGACCTTCACGGCCGGTGCAGGTGTCAAGACGCTGCCGATCTGGATCCTCGACAACCTCTTCCGGCCCAACCAGGCACCCATCGTCAACGTCGTTGCGGTCGTCCTGATCCTGCTGTCGGTCCTCCCGATCTGGCTCGCCCAGAAGATCAGCGGCGACAACGAGGCCTTGCGTTAG
- a CDS encoding NAD-dependent succinate-semialdehyde dehydrogenase yields the protein MTHPAYQVTNPASGEVVETYDTATDAEIQTALTASHSAYASWKDVPIADRAEVVTKVAVLFAERADELAAIATTEMGKPLSEGVEEVEFCEAIFKYFATEGPTLAADQPIKTFSGGTAVVQKLPVGPLLGIMPWNFPYYQIARFAAPNLMLGNTIILKHAESVPGSALAVEQIMKDAGVPDGVYVNVFASHDQIETIIADPRIQGVSLTGSERAGSIVAALAGKNLKKCVLELGGSDPMVVLDTADLDGVVGNAWDFRMYNTGQACNANKRMIVMDDLFDDFVSKLTEKARAIEPGTFSPVSSRAAAEALAGQVDDAVSKGATLHAGGELSEAPAAFYSPAVLTGVTKDMRAYSEELFGPVAVVYKVGSDEEALALANDTAYGLGGSVFSADPARAQKIAQQLEVGMANVNSTAGEGAEIPFGGVKRSGFGRELGPLGMDEFVNKRMFFVAD from the coding sequence ATGACCCACCCCGCCTACCAGGTGACCAACCCGGCTTCCGGTGAGGTCGTCGAGACCTACGACACCGCGACGGACGCGGAGATCCAGACTGCGCTCACGGCATCCCACTCGGCATACGCCTCATGGAAGGACGTCCCGATTGCCGACCGCGCGGAGGTCGTCACGAAGGTTGCGGTGCTGTTCGCGGAGCGCGCCGACGAACTCGCGGCCATTGCGACCACCGAGATGGGCAAGCCGCTCAGTGAGGGCGTCGAGGAGGTCGAGTTCTGCGAGGCGATCTTCAAGTACTTCGCGACTGAAGGCCCCACCTTGGCTGCCGACCAGCCGATCAAGACGTTCTCAGGCGGCACGGCGGTCGTCCAGAAGCTCCCGGTCGGGCCATTGCTGGGGATCATGCCGTGGAACTTCCCGTACTACCAGATCGCACGTTTTGCAGCGCCCAACCTGATGCTCGGCAACACCATCATCCTCAAGCACGCCGAGTCGGTGCCGGGATCAGCGCTGGCGGTCGAGCAGATCATGAAGGACGCCGGGGTGCCCGACGGTGTGTACGTCAACGTGTTTGCGTCGCACGATCAGATCGAGACGATCATCGCCGATCCACGGATCCAGGGCGTCTCACTGACGGGATCGGAGCGGGCAGGTTCGATCGTCGCAGCGCTGGCGGGCAAGAACCTGAAGAAGTGTGTCCTCGAGCTGGGTGGGTCTGACCCGATGGTCGTACTCGACACCGCGGACCTCGACGGAGTTGTCGGCAATGCGTGGGACTTCCGGATGTACAACACGGGCCAGGCTTGCAATGCCAACAAGCGGATGATCGTGATGGACGACCTCTTCGACGACTTTGTGAGCAAGTTGACCGAGAAGGCGCGCGCGATCGAGCCCGGCACCTTCTCACCCGTGTCGTCGCGGGCTGCGGCGGAAGCGCTCGCCGGCCAGGTCGACGACGCGGTCAGCAAGGGTGCCACGTTGCACGCCGGCGGCGAGCTGAGTGAGGCGCCGGCTGCGTTCTATTCGCCGGCGGTGCTGACCGGGGTCACGAAGGACATGCGGGCGTACTCCGAGGAGCTGTTTGGACCGGTGGCCGTCGTCTACAAGGTCGGCAGCGATGAAGAGGCGTTGGCGCTCGCGAACGACACTGCTTATGGACTGGGCGGCTCGGTGTTCAGCGCCGATCCGGCACGCGCCCAGAAGATTGCGCAGCAGCTGGAGGTCGGTATGGCCAACGTCAACTCGACCGCCGGCGAAGGTGCCGAGATCCCGTTCGGTGGCGTCAAACGTTCTGGCTTCGGGCGCGAACTCGGCCCGCTCGGTATGGACGAGTTCGTCAACAAGCGGATGTTCTTCGTCGCCGACTGA
- a CDS encoding DUF3817 domain-containing protein, translating into MNTRTAFRTVAIAEAISWALLLSAMFCKYVLESEPFGLREGGVPVAGMTHGVIFVAYVLTTLVARRSFSWSHKTTLLALAASIPPFFTYVFEVVADRRGLLGQSARILDGVA; encoded by the coding sequence GTGAACACCCGAACTGCATTCCGAACCGTCGCCATCGCCGAAGCCATCTCGTGGGCTCTGCTGCTCTCAGCCATGTTCTGCAAGTACGTGCTCGAGTCCGAGCCCTTCGGACTGCGTGAAGGTGGCGTTCCCGTCGCCGGCATGACGCACGGAGTCATCTTCGTTGCGTACGTCCTCACGACCCTCGTCGCTCGCCGATCCTTCAGCTGGAGCCACAAGACGACGCTGCTCGCCCTGGCGGCAAGCATCCCGCCGTTCTTCACGTATGTCTTCGAGGTCGTCGCCGACCGTCGTGGACTGCTCGGTCAGTCTGCGCGAATATTGGACGGCGTCGCCTGA
- a CDS encoding ABC transporter ATP-binding protein has product MAVSTSAGSPPSVAASPGTAISLRGLSKHFGDVKAVDDVDLDIADGEFFSMLGPSGSGKTTVLRLIAGFEQVTAGTIELAGEDVTAKAPFDRDVNTVFQDYALFPHMSVLDNVAYGLRVRGIKKAARRAQAGEALDMVQLSHLGNRQPGQLSGGQRQRVALARSIVVRPKVLLLDEPLGALDLKLREQMQVELKQLQRNLGITFVFVTHDQEEALTLSDRVAVFSEGKIVQLGTPREIYEQPSSAYVASFVGTSNIFDSTTSSRLLGREGTHALRPEKITLHPSGSTITDAGVIRTEGVITESIYLGTGHRIHVRLHDGTGIVVLEQSTGGKTDDQRGDEVLATWSVDDLVPLT; this is encoded by the coding sequence ATGGCCGTCAGTACGTCCGCCGGATCACCGCCGAGCGTAGCCGCGTCGCCGGGCACCGCGATCTCGCTGCGTGGCCTCAGCAAGCACTTCGGTGACGTCAAGGCTGTCGACGACGTTGATCTCGACATCGCGGATGGCGAGTTCTTCTCGATGCTGGGGCCATCAGGATCTGGCAAGACGACCGTGCTGCGCCTGATCGCGGGCTTTGAGCAGGTCACGGCCGGAACGATCGAGCTCGCGGGCGAGGATGTCACCGCCAAGGCCCCGTTCGACCGCGACGTCAACACGGTGTTCCAGGATTACGCGCTGTTCCCGCACATGAGCGTGCTCGACAACGTCGCGTACGGGCTGCGGGTACGCGGGATTAAGAAAGCCGCTCGCCGGGCGCAGGCCGGCGAGGCGCTGGACATGGTCCAGCTCTCACATCTGGGCAATCGGCAGCCGGGTCAGCTATCGGGCGGCCAGCGGCAGCGGGTCGCTCTGGCTCGCTCGATCGTCGTGCGCCCGAAGGTGCTGCTTCTCGACGAACCACTCGGCGCCCTCGACCTCAAGCTCCGAGAGCAGATGCAGGTCGAGCTCAAGCAGCTCCAGCGCAACCTCGGCATCACGTTTGTGTTCGTCACGCATGACCAAGAGGAAGCCCTGACGTTGAGCGATCGCGTCGCGGTGTTCAGCGAGGGCAAGATCGTGCAGCTCGGCACCCCGCGGGAAATCTACGAGCAGCCCTCTTCGGCGTATGTTGCCTCGTTCGTCGGTACGTCCAACATCTTCGACAGCACCACCTCGAGCCGACTTCTGGGCCGCGAGGGCACGCACGCGCTTCGTCCCGAGAAGATCACGCTGCACCCGTCGGGGTCGACCATTACCGACGCCGGCGTGATCCGTACGGAAGGCGTCATCACCGAGTCGATCTACCTCGGCACCGGGCATCGCATTCATGTACGACTCCACGACGGCACGGGGATCGTCGTGCTCGAGCAGAGCACCGGAGGCAAGACCGACGATCAGCGGGGCGACGAGGTCCTCGCGACCTGGTCGGTCGATGACCTCGTACCACTCACGTGA
- the gabT gene encoding 4-aminobutyrate--2-oxoglutarate transaminase → MSASLEQRRNLVSAVPGPKSVELMARKQSAVARGVGTTMPVFAAEAGGGIVKDVDGNSFIDLGSGIAVTTVGNSAPRVVDAVREQVEAFTHTCFMITPYEGYVAVAEALNRLTPGDHDKRTALFNSGAEAVENAIKIARAHTKKQAVVAFDHAYHGRTNLTMALTAKSMPYKSGFGPFAPEVYRAPLSYPYRDDKNVDGTTAARRAITYIEKQVGADNLAAIVIEPIQGEGGFIVPAEGFLAGLQEWSTANNVVFIADEVQSGFARTGAMFACEHDDVVPDLIVTAKGIAGGLPLSAVTGRSEMMDAAHVSGLGGTYGGNPIACAAALATIETIEAEGLVERARQIEQLMLGKLHRLQADDDRLGDVRGRGAMIAVEIVKSGTDEPDPALTSTIATAAHQAGVIVLTCGTYGNVVRFLPPLSISDELLTEGLDVVAAAFEAAR, encoded by the coding sequence ATGTCAGCCTCGCTCGAGCAACGCCGCAACCTCGTCAGTGCTGTCCCTGGCCCCAAGTCGGTCGAACTGATGGCGCGCAAGCAGTCCGCGGTCGCCCGAGGCGTCGGCACGACAATGCCTGTCTTCGCCGCTGAGGCTGGCGGCGGGATCGTGAAGGACGTCGACGGCAACTCCTTCATCGATCTCGGCTCCGGCATCGCCGTCACCACAGTGGGCAACAGCGCACCTCGCGTCGTTGATGCCGTGCGCGAGCAGGTCGAAGCATTCACGCACACGTGCTTCATGATCACCCCGTACGAGGGCTACGTCGCCGTGGCGGAGGCGCTCAACAGGCTGACCCCTGGCGACCACGACAAGCGGACTGCACTGTTCAACTCAGGTGCCGAGGCGGTCGAGAACGCCATCAAGATCGCCCGCGCACACACCAAGAAGCAGGCCGTCGTGGCGTTCGACCACGCCTATCACGGGCGCACGAACCTGACGATGGCGTTGACCGCAAAGTCGATGCCCTACAAGAGCGGATTCGGACCGTTCGCACCCGAGGTCTACCGGGCGCCGCTGTCCTACCCGTACCGCGATGACAAGAATGTCGACGGCACCACCGCCGCCCGCCGTGCGATCACGTACATCGAGAAGCAGGTAGGCGCCGACAACCTTGCCGCCATCGTGATCGAGCCGATCCAAGGCGAAGGCGGCTTCATCGTCCCCGCTGAGGGATTCCTTGCAGGTCTGCAGGAATGGAGCACCGCCAACAACGTGGTGTTCATCGCCGACGAGGTGCAGAGTGGATTCGCGCGTACGGGTGCGATGTTCGCCTGCGAGCACGACGACGTCGTACCCGACCTGATCGTCACGGCCAAGGGCATCGCCGGCGGATTGCCACTCTCGGCCGTCACCGGTCGCTCCGAGATGATGGACGCCGCCCACGTGTCCGGTCTCGGCGGAACGTACGGCGGCAATCCCATCGCCTGCGCAGCCGCCCTTGCGACGATCGAGACCATCGAGGCCGAGGGACTGGTCGAACGAGCTCGTCAGATCGAGCAGCTCATGCTCGGCAAGCTGCACCGGCTCCAAGCCGATGACGACCGCCTCGGAGACGTACGCGGGCGCGGTGCCATGATCGCGGTCGAGATCGTCAAGAGTGGAACCGACGAACCCGATCCGGCGTTGACCAGCACCATCGCCACGGCCGCTCACCAAGCCGGAGTCATCGTGCTCACCTGCGGGACATACGGCAACGTGGTGCGATTCCTGCCGCCGCTCTCGATCAGCGATGAGCTGCTGACCGAGGGCCTCGACGTCGTCGCTGCGGCGTTCGAGGCCGCTCGCTAG
- a CDS encoding ABC transporter permease, whose protein sequence is MNARPRTRLALLLAAPLTWLVMVYVVALAALLVSALWTVDSFTGEINRSLTFDNLKEITTESLYRTVTLRTVGVAALVTVIDILIALPIAFYMAKLASKRMQRILVIAVLTPLWASYLVKAFAWRSVLSDGGIFQWAASRIGLDTPGYGLTAVVITQAYIWLPYVILPIFAGLERVPNSLLDASGDLGASTWQTMRTIVLPMLTPAIIAGSIFSFSLTLGDYITVNIVGGANQMLGNLVYTNVGAANNLPLAAAIALIPIVIMVGYLTAVRRTGALENL, encoded by the coding sequence TTGAATGCCAGACCGCGTACTCGGCTCGCGCTGTTGCTCGCTGCTCCGCTGACGTGGCTGGTGATGGTGTACGTCGTGGCGCTTGCGGCGCTGTTGGTGTCGGCGTTGTGGACTGTCGACAGCTTCACCGGCGAGATCAATCGCAGCCTGACGTTCGACAACCTCAAGGAGATCACGACCGAGTCGCTCTATCGGACCGTCACTTTGCGCACGGTCGGAGTCGCGGCACTTGTCACGGTGATCGACATCCTCATCGCGCTGCCGATCGCGTTCTACATGGCCAAGCTCGCCTCGAAGCGTATGCAGCGGATCCTCGTCATTGCGGTCCTGACGCCCCTCTGGGCGAGCTACCTCGTCAAGGCGTTCGCGTGGCGGTCAGTGCTGTCGGACGGCGGCATCTTCCAGTGGGCGGCGAGCAGGATCGGCCTCGACACCCCCGGCTATGGCCTCACTGCTGTCGTCATCACCCAGGCGTACATCTGGTTGCCGTACGTCATCCTGCCGATCTTCGCCGGACTCGAACGGGTGCCGAACTCTCTGCTCGACGCCTCGGGCGACCTTGGCGCCTCGACGTGGCAGACCATGCGCACAATCGTTCTGCCGATGCTGACGCCGGCGATCATCGCGGGCTCGATCTTCAGCTTTTCGCTGACGCTCGGCGACTACATCACGGTCAACATCGTCGGCGGTGCCAACCAGATGCTCGGCAACCTCGTCTACACCAACGTCGGTGCGGCCAACAATCTGCCGCTGGCAGCGGCGATCGCCCTGATTCCCATCGTCATCATGGTGGGCTACCTGACGGCAGTGCGCCGTACGGGTGCCCTCGAGAATTTGTAG
- a CDS encoding short-chain dehydrogenase/reductase: MTQTFNGKVALITGAARGIGAGVSRGFVAKGGKVALLGLEPELLTELSEELGESAAWWEADVRDSEAMKTAIDAAAKHFGQIDFVLANAGIASYGTVRQISDDAFERVVDININGVFRTLKYATPYLEKTDGYALVVASQASFAALAGLASYNASKAGAEMLAIAYKQEVAHLGIGVGVCHPSWVDTDIVRVAEADLPTFKAVRKKLPWPSNATTSIEDCIDLILKGFEKRKARVYVKKSVLVSNWTKPLMNSPLAWPLVRKIAAGAVPQMEKEVDALGRFHHSHTPVTKPAE, from the coding sequence ATGACCCAGACATTCAATGGCAAGGTCGCTCTGATCACCGGCGCCGCACGCGGAATCGGTGCCGGCGTATCCCGCGGCTTCGTCGCTAAGGGCGGCAAAGTCGCCCTCCTCGGGCTCGAGCCCGAGCTCCTCACGGAGCTCTCCGAAGAGCTCGGCGAGTCGGCCGCCTGGTGGGAAGCCGATGTACGCGACAGCGAAGCGATGAAGACCGCCATCGATGCCGCGGCCAAACACTTCGGACAGATCGACTTCGTGCTCGCCAACGCAGGCATCGCCTCGTACGGCACCGTCCGTCAGATCTCAGACGATGCCTTCGAGCGCGTGGTCGACATCAACATCAACGGCGTGTTCCGCACTCTCAAGTACGCGACGCCGTACCTCGAGAAGACCGACGGCTACGCGTTGGTCGTCGCATCTCAGGCATCGTTCGCCGCGCTCGCGGGCCTCGCGTCCTACAACGCCAGCAAGGCTGGCGCCGAGATGCTGGCCATCGCCTACAAGCAGGAAGTCGCGCACCTCGGCATCGGCGTCGGCGTGTGCCACCCGTCGTGGGTCGACACCGACATTGTCCGCGTTGCCGAAGCCGACCTGCCGACGTTCAAGGCTGTCCGCAAGAAGCTGCCCTGGCCATCCAACGCGACCACCAGCATCGAGGACTGCATCGACCTGATCCTCAAGGGCTTCGAGAAGCGCAAGGCGCGCGTCTACGTCAAGAAGTCAGTGCTGGTCTCCAACTGGACCAAGCCGCTGATGAACTCCCCCTTGGCTTGGCCGCTCGTACGCAAGATTGCCGCCGGCGCCGTACCGCAGATGGAGAAAGAGGTCGACGCTCTCGGCCGCTTCCACCATTCGCATACGCCAGTGACGAAGCCAGCGGAGTAG